The following coding sequences are from one Brooklawnia cerclae window:
- a CDS encoding ATP-binding protein — MSERGRLRVLLGAAPGVGKTYTMLEEGRRLLGEGKDVVVAVVETHGRPATSAMTDGLEAVARRRTTHRGIELMEMDLDAVLARAPGIALVDELAHTNAPGSRNEKRWQDVRLLLAAGIDVISTVNIQHIESLNDVVEQITGVPQRETIPDEFLRAADQVEVVDLAPQALRDRLAGGLIYPAERIDAALSNYFRLGNLTALRELALLWLADEVDQALIHYRAEHGIDSTWEARERVVVTLTGGPEGETLIRRGARIAARSAGGELLAVHVASQDGLRAANPAALAHQRALVEGLGGSYHEVVGDDIPSALVDFAKSVNATQLVIGVSRRGRFVAALTGPDVGATVIREAGNIDVHIVNHAAAGGRFTLPRIGGSLSMRRRITGFGLAVAGGPLLTWLLLASRSEGAIASDVLGYQLLVVVVALVGGIWPALFAAVLSGITLDFFFIEPYRTIAVAEPVHLLTIGLFVLIAVLVSFVVDRAARQSRAARRSAAESELLQTVAGSVLRGQDALPALVEQTREAFGLDGVRLLAGDAVLAASETPDTGGAPAAGGDRVTVPVGERAVLELHGADLKASERRLLTVIVAQIDAALEHSDLEEVASEVAPLAASDRVRSALLSALSHDLRRPLAAATAAVSGLRAAKSSLSDGDRDELLATADESLTTLASLVTDLLDVSRLQAGVLAVLPAAVDPADAIVPALDELGLGPGQVEIDLDPELPPVSADPVLLQRVIVNLLANAVRHSPAGRRIRITTSAFADTVEIRVVDHGPGVPPERRDDIFVPFQRLGDTDNTTGLGLGLALSKGFVEGMGGTLLPEDTPGGGLTMVVSLPTTARIGDRKPDHDEEGGEP; from the coding sequence GTGTCGGAACGGGGGAGGCTCCGAGTGCTCCTGGGGGCTGCCCCCGGCGTCGGCAAGACCTACACGATGCTCGAGGAGGGCAGGCGACTCCTCGGGGAGGGCAAGGACGTCGTGGTGGCGGTCGTCGAAACCCACGGACGCCCCGCGACGTCCGCGATGACCGACGGCCTGGAGGCCGTCGCGCGGCGGAGGACCACCCACCGCGGAATCGAGCTGATGGAGATGGACCTCGACGCGGTGCTCGCACGCGCGCCCGGCATCGCCCTGGTCGACGAACTCGCGCACACCAATGCTCCCGGCTCCCGCAACGAGAAACGCTGGCAGGATGTGCGGCTGCTGCTCGCCGCGGGCATCGACGTCATCTCGACCGTCAACATCCAGCACATCGAATCGCTCAACGACGTCGTCGAACAGATCACAGGTGTCCCGCAGCGCGAGACCATCCCCGACGAGTTCCTGCGTGCGGCAGACCAGGTGGAGGTCGTCGACCTGGCTCCCCAGGCCTTACGCGACCGGCTCGCCGGCGGTCTGATCTACCCGGCCGAGCGCATCGACGCAGCCCTGTCCAACTACTTCCGGCTGGGCAATCTCACCGCGCTGCGCGAGCTCGCTCTGCTGTGGCTCGCCGACGAGGTCGACCAAGCGCTCATCCACTACCGCGCGGAGCACGGTATCGACAGCACCTGGGAGGCTCGCGAACGCGTCGTCGTCACCCTCACCGGTGGTCCGGAGGGGGAGACCCTGATACGGCGCGGTGCCCGCATCGCGGCTCGATCCGCCGGGGGAGAGTTGCTGGCCGTGCATGTGGCCAGCCAGGACGGGCTGCGCGCAGCGAACCCGGCCGCACTCGCGCATCAGCGGGCCCTCGTCGAGGGCCTCGGTGGCAGCTATCACGAGGTGGTCGGCGACGACATCCCGAGCGCCCTCGTCGACTTCGCCAAGTCTGTGAACGCCACGCAGCTTGTCATCGGCGTCAGTCGGCGTGGGCGCTTCGTAGCCGCGCTCACAGGCCCGGATGTCGGCGCCACCGTCATCCGCGAAGCGGGCAACATCGACGTCCACATCGTCAATCACGCGGCGGCAGGGGGCCGGTTCACCCTTCCGAGGATCGGTGGGTCCCTGAGCATGAGGCGCCGCATCACCGGGTTCGGCCTCGCTGTGGCCGGTGGCCCCCTGCTGACGTGGCTTCTGCTGGCGTCACGCAGCGAGGGGGCGATCGCCAGTGACGTACTGGGCTACCAGCTCCTCGTCGTGGTCGTCGCCCTCGTCGGCGGCATCTGGCCGGCTCTGTTCGCGGCCGTGCTCTCCGGGATCACCCTCGATTTCTTCTTCATCGAGCCCTACCGCACGATCGCCGTCGCCGAGCCCGTGCACCTGTTGACGATCGGGCTCTTCGTCCTCATCGCGGTGCTGGTCAGCTTCGTCGTCGACCGGGCTGCTCGGCAGTCCAGGGCCGCCCGCCGGTCGGCGGCCGAGTCGGAACTGTTGCAGACCGTGGCCGGCAGCGTGCTACGCGGCCAGGACGCGTTGCCGGCCCTGGTCGAGCAGACCAGGGAGGCGTTCGGGCTGGACGGGGTACGCCTGCTCGCCGGTGATGCCGTGCTCGCGGCCAGCGAGACGCCGGATACCGGCGGAGCACCGGCCGCCGGTGGTGATCGCGTCACCGTCCCCGTCGGCGAGCGCGCCGTCCTCGAACTGCATGGCGCGGATCTCAAGGCATCCGAGCGTCGGCTGCTGACGGTCATCGTCGCCCAGATCGACGCCGCGCTGGAGCACAGCGACCTGGAGGAGGTCGCCAGTGAGGTCGCACCTCTCGCGGCTTCCGATCGGGTGCGCAGTGCACTGTTGTCGGCGCTCAGTCACGATCTGAGGCGACCTCTCGCCGCCGCGACGGCGGCGGTCAGCGGACTGCGTGCCGCGAAGAGTTCGCTCAGCGACGGGGACCGGGACGAACTCCTGGCGACTGCCGACGAGAGCCTGACCACGCTCGCATCGCTGGTCACGGATCTGCTCGACGTCAGCAGGCTGCAGGCCGGGGTGCTCGCGGTGCTGCCCGCGGCGGTGGACCCGGCCGACGCGATCGTCCCGGCCCTGGACGAACTGGGTCTCGGGCCAGGTCAGGTCGAGATCGACCTCGACCCGGAACTGCCGCCGGTGTCGGCCGACCCCGTGCTCCTGCAGCGCGTCATCGTCAACCTGCTGGCCAACGCGGTGAGGCACTCGCCTGCCGGCAGGAGGATCCGTATCACGACCAGCGCGTTCGCCGACACTGTCGAGATCCGCGTGGTCGACCACGGCCCCGGCGTCCCGCCGGAGCGACGCGACGACATCTTCGTCCCTTTCCAACGCCTCGGTGACACCGACAACACGACCGGCCTCGGTCTGGGCCTGGCGCTCTCGAAGGGGTTCGTCGAGGGAATGGGAGGCACCCTGCTGCCGGAGGACACCCCCGGGGGAGGGCTCACGATGGTCGTGTCCCTGCCCACCACTGCGCGGATCGGTGACAGAAAACCCGACCACGACGAGGAAGGCGGCGAACCATGA
- the kdpC gene encoding K(+)-transporting ATPase subunit C, producing MNALIRPVARTLVASVRAMAVLTVLSGIAYTLVITGIGQVFLGDRANGSFVEDATGQVVGSSLIGQSFADAEGNPLPQYFQPRPSAAGDGYDGGASSGSNQGPENEDLVAAIQARREQVAEFNGVSPDEVPADAVTASASGLDPDISPEYALLQADRIARERSLPVDQVRGLVESHTQGRVLGFLGEPTVNVLELNLALDELEG from the coding sequence ATGAACGCTCTCATTCGTCCGGTCGCCCGCACGCTTGTCGCCTCGGTGCGCGCCATGGCGGTCCTCACCGTGCTGTCGGGGATCGCCTACACGCTCGTCATCACCGGCATCGGGCAGGTGTTCCTCGGCGATCGGGCGAACGGCTCGTTCGTCGAGGACGCCACCGGCCAGGTCGTGGGCTCGAGCCTCATCGGGCAGTCCTTCGCCGATGCCGAAGGGAACCCGCTGCCGCAGTATTTCCAGCCCCGCCCATCGGCGGCCGGCGACGGCTACGACGGGGGCGCGTCCTCGGGTTCGAACCAGGGGCCGGAGAACGAGGACCTGGTCGCGGCGATCCAGGCGCGCAGGGAACAGGTGGCCGAGTTCAACGGTGTGTCGCCCGACGAAGTGCCCGCCGATGCGGTCACGGCATCGGCCTCCGGCCTGGATCCGGACATCAGCCCCGAGTACGCGCTCCTGCAGGCCGACCGGATCGCCCGTGAGCGAAGCCTGCCGGTCGATCAGGTTCGGGGGCTTGTGGAGTCGCACACCCAGGGGCGCGTCCTCGGCTTCCTCGGCGAGCCCACGGTCAACGTCCTGGAGCTTAATCTGGCTCTGGACGAGCTGGAGGGCTGA
- the kdpB gene encoding potassium-transporting ATPase subunit KdpB: MSTITRSLEHSSKGARTPGGAFTWTQIWAALPGAIRKLDPRQEWHNPVMFLVWTGAVLTTCLAVAEPLAGAVAADATAVPPGFVWAIAVWLWLTVLFANLAESVAEGRGKAQADSLRRTRTSTVAHRIVRYDAATDPAAADTPWQDVASADLRLNDVVVVSAGELIPGDGDIVCGIASVDESAITGESAPVVRESGGDRSAVTGGTRVLSDRIVMRVTSQPGETFVDRMIALVEGAQRQRTPNEIALSILLAALSIVFLVVVLTVNPIASYAADPVNIAVLVALLVCLIPTTIGALLSAIGIAGMDRLVQRNVLAMSGRAVEAAGDVTTLLLDKTGTITYGNRRATAFVPLGGVQPDELVRAAALSSLADPTPEGTSIVELAKVEGVDAGTSSQGDIVPFTAETRMSGLDLIDGTQIRKGAGSAVTAWLEQEGVRVPSSTVSELAEHTEHISRTGGTPLVVAARKADGDARVLGVIHLKDVVKEGLKENFAELRSMGIRTVMITGDNPLTAAAIAEEAGVDDFLAEATPQDKLALIRKEQAGGNMVAMTGDGTNDAPALAQADVGVAMNSGTSAAKEAGNMVDLDSDPTKLIDIVRIGKQLLITRGALTTFSIANDVAKYFAIIPAMFMGAFPGLAVLNVMGLHSPASAVLSAIIFNAIIIVLLIPLALRGVRYRAMNASRILSRNLLIYGVGGIAAPFAGIWLIDLVVRLIPGF; this comes from the coding sequence ATGTCGACAATCACAAGGTCTCTCGAGCACTCGTCCAAGGGCGCTCGCACACCCGGTGGCGCCTTCACCTGGACACAGATCTGGGCGGCTCTACCCGGTGCCATCCGCAAACTCGATCCACGGCAGGAATGGCACAATCCCGTGATGTTCCTGGTCTGGACGGGGGCCGTGCTCACGACCTGCCTGGCGGTCGCCGAGCCCCTCGCGGGTGCCGTGGCCGCCGACGCCACGGCCGTGCCACCGGGATTCGTGTGGGCCATCGCGGTCTGGCTGTGGCTCACGGTCCTGTTCGCCAACCTCGCCGAGTCGGTGGCGGAGGGCCGTGGTAAGGCCCAGGCCGACTCGTTGCGCCGGACACGAACGAGCACCGTCGCGCACAGAATCGTCCGGTACGACGCGGCGACCGATCCCGCTGCGGCGGACACCCCGTGGCAGGACGTCGCTTCGGCCGACCTGCGCCTGAACGACGTCGTCGTGGTCTCCGCCGGTGAGCTCATCCCCGGTGACGGTGACATCGTCTGCGGCATCGCCTCGGTGGACGAGTCGGCCATCACCGGGGAGTCCGCGCCTGTCGTGCGGGAATCCGGTGGAGATCGCTCGGCCGTCACCGGTGGCACCCGGGTGCTGTCCGACCGGATCGTGATGCGGGTCACCTCACAACCCGGCGAGACGTTCGTCGACCGGATGATCGCCCTGGTGGAAGGCGCCCAACGGCAGAGGACCCCGAACGAGATCGCGCTGAGCATCCTGCTGGCGGCGTTGTCGATCGTCTTCCTCGTCGTGGTGCTCACCGTGAACCCGATCGCTTCCTACGCCGCGGACCCCGTGAACATCGCCGTGCTGGTCGCGTTGCTCGTCTGCCTCATCCCGACGACGATCGGGGCGCTGCTGTCCGCTATCGGGATCGCGGGCATGGACCGGCTCGTCCAGCGCAACGTGCTCGCGATGTCCGGCCGCGCGGTCGAAGCGGCGGGGGACGTCACCACCCTCCTGCTCGACAAGACGGGCACGATCACCTACGGCAACCGCCGGGCGACCGCCTTCGTTCCGCTCGGCGGCGTCCAGCCGGACGAACTCGTCCGCGCCGCGGCGCTGTCGTCCCTGGCCGATCCCACACCCGAGGGCACGTCGATCGTCGAGTTGGCGAAGGTCGAGGGCGTGGACGCGGGCACCAGCTCGCAGGGCGACATCGTGCCTTTCACCGCGGAGACCCGCATGTCCGGGCTCGACCTGATCGACGGGACACAGATCCGCAAGGGCGCCGGCTCAGCAGTCACTGCCTGGCTCGAACAGGAGGGAGTCCGCGTCCCCAGCAGCACCGTGTCGGAACTGGCCGAGCACACCGAGCACATCTCGCGAACCGGGGGAACCCCGCTGGTGGTCGCGGCTCGCAAGGCCGATGGGGACGCGCGTGTGCTCGGAGTGATCCACCTCAAAGACGTTGTCAAAGAGGGGCTCAAGGAGAACTTCGCCGAGTTGCGCTCGATGGGAATCCGCACGGTGATGATCACGGGTGACAACCCGCTCACTGCTGCTGCGATAGCCGAAGAGGCCGGCGTGGACGATTTCCTCGCCGAAGCCACCCCGCAGGACAAGCTCGCTCTCATCCGCAAGGAGCAGGCGGGCGGCAACATGGTGGCGATGACCGGCGACGGCACGAACGACGCACCGGCGTTGGCGCAGGCCGACGTCGGCGTTGCGATGAACTCCGGCACCTCGGCGGCGAAGGAAGCGGGAAACATGGTCGACCTCGACTCCGACCCGACCAAGCTCATCGACATCGTCCGCATAGGCAAGCAGTTGCTCATCACCCGCGGGGCCCTCACGACCTTCTCGATCGCCAACGACGTCGCGAAGTACTTCGCGATCATCCCGGCGATGTTCATGGGAGCATTCCCCGGGCTCGCCGTGCTCAACGTGATGGGACTCCACTCACCGGCCTCCGCGGTGCTGTCGGCGATCATCTTCAACGCGATCATCATCGTCCTCCTCATTCCGCTCGCTCTGAGGGGAGTGCGGTATCGGGCGATGAACGCGTCGCGAATCCTCAGCCGCAACCTGCTGATCTACGGCGTCGGGGGAATCGCCGCACCGTTCGCCGGAATCTGGCTCATCGACCTGGTCGTACGCCTCATCCCCGGGTTCTGA
- the kdpA gene encoding potassium-transporting ATPase subunit KdpA, with protein sequence MEWLFALAALASVAVVLGLSYRLFGDYMAWVYTSEKDWKIERGLYRLIGVDPRSGQSWQAYLRSVLAFSLVGALVLYLLQRFQQWLPYSLGLSAPSEHLSFNTAISFVTNTNWQSYSPEATLGYTVQFAGLVVQNFASAAVGIAVAIALVRGFASRRSGMIGNFWVDLVRGTTRILLPIAVIGAVVLMIGGVIQNFSGFTDVTTLAGTTQTIPGGPVASQEAIKLLGTNGGGFFNTNSAHPFENPTALTSLFEVFLMLVIPVSLPRAFGRIVGDNRQGYAILATMTVLFVVSFVALTAFELSAGGTAPQLAGGAMEGKETRFGVVGSTLYGTTSTLTSSGAVNSMHDSFTALGGMMPLLNMMVGEVAPGGVGSGLYGMLILAVIAVFIAGLLVGRTPEYLGKRIGPREMKLASLYILVTPTLVLAGTALSFALPGVRDEVTGTSIWNPGTHGLTEVLYAFTSAANNNGSAFAGITANTPWLNTALGVAMLLGRFVPMVLVLALAGSLAGQDRVPVTGGTLPTHRPQFIGLLLGVIVIVTALTYFPVLALGPLAEGLA encoded by the coding sequence ATGGAATGGTTGTTCGCTCTCGCCGCGTTGGCGAGCGTTGCCGTCGTCCTCGGCCTGTCATACCGGCTGTTCGGCGACTACATGGCCTGGGTCTACACCTCCGAAAAGGACTGGAAGATCGAGCGGGGTCTCTACCGGCTTATCGGCGTCGACCCTCGCTCCGGACAGAGCTGGCAGGCCTACCTGCGCAGCGTCCTGGCGTTCTCCCTGGTCGGGGCGCTGGTCCTCTACCTGCTGCAGCGTTTCCAGCAGTGGCTGCCGTATTCGCTGGGCCTGTCCGCCCCGAGCGAGCACCTGTCGTTCAACACGGCGATCTCGTTCGTGACCAACACGAACTGGCAGTCGTACTCGCCCGAGGCGACGTTGGGCTACACGGTCCAGTTCGCCGGCCTCGTGGTGCAGAACTTCGCGTCCGCCGCGGTGGGTATCGCTGTGGCGATCGCTCTGGTGCGGGGCTTCGCGTCCCGGCGATCAGGCATGATCGGGAACTTCTGGGTCGACCTCGTCCGCGGGACCACGCGCATCCTCCTGCCGATCGCGGTGATCGGCGCCGTCGTGCTGATGATCGGCGGTGTGATCCAGAACTTCAGTGGTTTCACCGACGTGACCACCCTCGCCGGGACGACGCAGACGATCCCGGGTGGCCCGGTGGCCTCCCAGGAGGCGATCAAACTGCTCGGCACGAACGGCGGTGGATTCTTCAACACGAACTCCGCCCACCCCTTCGAGAATCCGACCGCCCTGACCAGCCTCTTCGAGGTGTTCCTCATGCTGGTGATCCCCGTCTCGCTGCCGCGTGCCTTCGGCCGGATCGTCGGCGACAACCGGCAGGGGTACGCGATCCTCGCGACCATGACGGTTCTGTTCGTCGTCTCCTTCGTTGCGCTCACGGCCTTCGAGCTGTCGGCCGGCGGCACCGCGCCACAACTGGCCGGCGGAGCGATGGAAGGCAAGGAGACGAGATTCGGCGTTGTCGGTTCGACGCTGTACGGGACGACGAGCACCCTCACGTCATCGGGAGCCGTCAACTCCATGCACGACTCCTTCACGGCCCTCGGAGGCATGATGCCGCTGCTGAACATGATGGTGGGCGAGGTCGCTCCCGGCGGTGTCGGCTCCGGCCTCTACGGCATGCTGATCCTTGCCGTCATCGCGGTGTTCATCGCGGGCCTGCTCGTCGGCCGCACCCCGGAATACCTGGGCAAGCGGATCGGCCCGCGCGAGATGAAGCTCGCGAGCCTGTACATACTCGTCACCCCGACGCTCGTCCTGGCCGGGACGGCGTTGAGCTTCGCGCTACCCGGGGTGCGGGACGAAGTCACGGGCACATCGATCTGGAACCCGGGAACCCATGGCCTGACCGAGGTGCTCTATGCCTTCACCTCGGCGGCGAACAACAACGGTTCGGCATTCGCAGGAATCACGGCCAACACACCGTGGCTGAACACGGCGCTCGGTGTGGCGATGCTGCTCGGGCGCTTCGTCCCCATGGTGCTCGTGCTCGCCCTGGCAGGTTCGCTAGCGGGTCAGGACAGGGTCCCGGTGACCGGCGGCACCTTGCCGACGCATCGGCCACAGTTCATCGGCCTGCTGCTGGGCGTCATCGTCATCGTGACGGCTCTCACCTATTTCCCGGTGCTCGCGCTCGGGCCGCTGGCAGAAGGGCTGGCGTAA
- a CDS encoding potassium-transporting ATPase subunit F gives MIVFEAAAAVLGVAALVYLGFALVRPERF, from the coding sequence GTGATCGTCTTCGAAGCAGCGGCCGCAGTCCTGGGTGTCGCGGCCCTGGTGTATCTGGGTTTCGCCCTGGTGAGACCGGAGCGGTTCTGA
- a CDS encoding aminotransferase class V-fold PLP-dependent enzyme produces MRNDLDRVTTTGPDMRVYSEAIERSREHFAHLVGVDASAVAIASQTSVVAGLVAAGLPDGAEVLCVRDDFSSMILPFVHAGRGIHVRFAELPALADAITSTTELVSFSLVQSATGEVADAQAVARSARERGARTFCDATQAVGWLPVDATMFDAVVCHAYKWLCAPRGVAFLVLRDELVGDLRPVYAGWYAGEDPWASCYGGHDARRFDVSPAWPVFVGAEPALGLFAGLDPAEVYAYTTALAASLRVKAGLPAPTRPSAIVTWPDAGGRSLARLAEAGITASGRNGRVRVALHIFNDAEDVEMVARALGW; encoded by the coding sequence ATGCGCAACGACCTCGACCGCGTCACCACGACCGGGCCCGACATGCGCGTCTACTCCGAGGCGATCGAGCGTAGTCGCGAGCACTTCGCCCACCTGGTCGGGGTGGACGCCTCGGCCGTCGCGATCGCCTCCCAGACGTCGGTGGTGGCCGGCCTGGTGGCGGCGGGCCTTCCCGACGGCGCGGAGGTGCTGTGCGTTCGCGACGACTTCTCCTCGATGATCCTTCCCTTCGTCCACGCCGGACGAGGCATCCACGTGCGGTTCGCCGAACTGCCCGCGCTGGCCGACGCGATCACGTCGACCACGGAGCTCGTCTCGTTCTCACTGGTCCAGTCAGCCACCGGGGAAGTGGCCGACGCGCAGGCCGTCGCGCGCTCCGCACGGGAACGCGGCGCACGCACGTTCTGCGACGCCACCCAGGCCGTCGGGTGGCTTCCCGTCGACGCAACGATGTTCGACGCGGTGGTGTGCCACGCCTACAAGTGGCTCTGCGCGCCCCGCGGTGTGGCCTTCCTCGTCCTTCGCGACGAACTCGTCGGTGACCTGCGGCCGGTGTACGCCGGCTGGTACGCCGGCGAGGACCCGTGGGCCTCGTGCTACGGCGGCCACGATGCACGGCGTTTCGACGTGTCTCCGGCCTGGCCTGTCTTCGTCGGCGCCGAGCCCGCCCTCGGGCTGTTCGCGGGTCTCGACCCGGCCGAGGTGTATGCCTACACGACCGCGCTGGCGGCTTCCCTGCGGGTGAAGGCGGGGTTGCCCGCTCCGACCCGTCCCAGTGCGATCGTGACCTGGCCCGATGCGGGCGGACGAAGCCTCGCGCGGCTGGCCGAGGCCGGCATCACGGCGTCCGGACGCAACGGCAGGGTGCGTGTGGCGCTCCACATCTTCAACGACGCCGAGGACGTCGAGATGGTTGCCCGGGCGCTCGGCTGGTGA
- a CDS encoding LysR family transcriptional regulator, with protein MSMDDLVADIDLQALRVVRAIGDTGSITAAAESLGYSQPAVSQQIRRLEGRIGMAVVERVGRSVRLTQAGRVLAQHAGDIARTLEAAAGELAELRGSHTGHVRLAGFPSASPTIVPLLLADVTGQHPGITVTYVEAEPPEAVAAVREGRADVALTFSYPGDRDDPHGDSAHGLAVHAIGYDELFLVVPEDDGMATATTAADVRAFADADWIAGCPRCRGHLLELCGRAGFVPRIAFETDNIVAVESLVARGTGVATLPRLAVESFPVIPGVRTLPLPHAERRTLHVVTARGADRVPPIRVVLAALGRATRQAGAGTPVARGASGPARPERT; from the coding sequence ATGAGCATGGACGACCTCGTCGCCGACATCGACCTGCAGGCGCTGCGAGTGGTGCGTGCGATCGGCGACACCGGATCGATCACCGCGGCCGCCGAGTCGCTCGGCTACAGCCAGCCCGCCGTCAGCCAGCAGATACGCCGCCTCGAGGGGCGCATCGGAATGGCCGTCGTCGAGCGCGTCGGGCGGAGCGTGCGCCTGACACAGGCCGGACGCGTCCTCGCGCAGCACGCCGGCGACATCGCCAGGACGCTGGAGGCCGCGGCCGGGGAACTGGCCGAGCTACGCGGCTCCCACACAGGGCACGTGCGTCTCGCCGGGTTTCCTTCCGCGTCGCCGACGATCGTCCCTCTGCTCCTGGCCGATGTGACCGGGCAGCATCCCGGGATCACGGTGACCTACGTGGAGGCGGAGCCGCCCGAGGCGGTGGCCGCCGTGCGCGAGGGCCGCGCCGACGTCGCGCTGACCTTCAGCTACCCCGGCGACCGGGACGATCCGCACGGGGACAGTGCGCACGGCCTGGCCGTCCACGCGATCGGATACGACGAACTGTTCCTCGTCGTCCCGGAGGACGACGGCATGGCGACTGCGACGACTGCTGCCGACGTCCGCGCATTCGCGGACGCGGACTGGATCGCCGGGTGCCCCCGCTGCCGCGGGCACCTGCTGGAATTGTGCGGACGCGCCGGCTTCGTCCCCCGCATCGCTTTCGAGACCGACAACATCGTCGCGGTGGAGAGCCTGGTCGCCCGGGGCACCGGCGTCGCGACGCTCCCCCGCCTCGCGGTGGAGTCCTTCCCCGTGATCCCCGGCGTGCGGACGCTCCCGCTGCCACACGCGGAAAGGCGGACACTGCATGTCGTCACCGCGCGTGGCGCCGACCGAGTGCCTCCGATCCGGGTGGTTCTGGCCGCGCTCGGGCGCGCCACGCGCCAGGCCGGTGCCGGGACGCCAGTGGCGCGAGGTGCTTCAGGCCCCGCCCGTCCCGAACGGACGTGA
- a CDS encoding type IV toxin-antitoxin system AbiEi family antitoxin domain-containing protein, translated as MNQGRQAPRRLLEATAFKQSGYFTAAQAKEVGYTYQAQKYHVDAGNWVRVDRGLFRLPSWPSDLDDQYVVWTLWSRGLGVVSHESALRVHGLSDVDPAQVHLSVPPGFKAKDAMVMTHHQVVPPEDTEQRRAWTVTSPLRTLADVSAGNLSQEHIDQAVADAMERGMVTRRSILRRTAELPERAALRLERALTAMEHHGDI; from the coding sequence GTGAACCAAGGTCGCCAAGCCCCTCGCCGACTGCTCGAAGCCACGGCCTTCAAGCAGTCCGGCTACTTCACGGCCGCCCAGGCCAAGGAAGTGGGCTACACCTACCAGGCGCAGAAATACCACGTGGACGCCGGCAACTGGGTCCGTGTCGATCGTGGCCTGTTCCGGCTGCCCAGTTGGCCGTCCGACCTCGATGACCAGTATGTCGTCTGGACGCTGTGGAGCCGCGGTCTGGGCGTCGTCTCGCACGAGTCCGCACTGCGCGTCCATGGGCTCTCCGACGTGGATCCGGCTCAGGTGCATCTGAGCGTGCCGCCGGGTTTCAAGGCCAAAGATGCAATGGTGATGACCCACCACCAAGTCGTGCCGCCGGAGGACACTGAGCAACGCCGCGCCTGGACGGTGACGAGCCCCCTGCGCACTCTGGCGGATGTGAGTGCTGGCAACCTGTCGCAGGAGCACATCGATCAAGCGGTGGCCGATGCCATGGAACGAGGCATGGTCACCCGCCGGTCGATCCTCCGACGTACGGCCGAGCTTCCCGAACGCGCTGCCCTTCGTCTCGAACGTGCCCTCACAGCAATGGAGCATCATGGCGACATCTGA
- a CDS encoding nucleotidyl transferase AbiEii/AbiGii toxin family protein, with amino-acid sequence MATSEEAQRINQRIKSAARNTGIPVTRLRSRIAFQRVLARLALDHAWVLKGGFSLEMRLGLVARSTKDLDLWRLSAPIGSALDLQDTLDEALSRDLLDGFTFHVGLPRQMRIQDAEPTTWRIPIRAFYSGSLFTEATIDVVTTDNASSHETELLHIEPAVVGEAFSISALGLDRHAAEKYHACVRVYANDRPSTRVKDLVDLVLLIEGEWLRPAKLGAAVRRVFRERNNIDPPGSLPDRPPADWERTYASLARETGATVADVEEAWALASRTYILALEQEGEERVLR; translated from the coding sequence ATGGCGACATCTGAAGAAGCCCAGCGGATCAACCAGCGCATCAAGAGCGCCGCCCGGAATACGGGAATCCCGGTTACCCGCCTCCGCAGCCGCATCGCGTTCCAACGAGTTCTCGCCCGGCTGGCCCTCGACCACGCCTGGGTACTCAAGGGCGGTTTCAGCCTCGAGATGCGTCTCGGGCTCGTTGCCCGCTCGACCAAGGACCTCGACCTGTGGCGCCTGAGCGCCCCGATCGGCAGTGCGCTCGATCTTCAGGACACCCTGGATGAGGCGCTGAGTCGTGATCTTCTGGATGGCTTCACTTTTCACGTGGGTCTGCCGCGGCAGATGCGGATCCAGGACGCCGAACCGACCACCTGGCGGATACCCATCCGCGCGTTCTACAGCGGATCGCTGTTCACCGAGGCCACCATCGACGTTGTCACCACCGACAACGCGTCATCCCACGAGACCGAGCTTCTGCACATCGAACCGGCCGTCGTGGGTGAGGCTTTTTCGATCAGTGCACTTGGTCTCGATCGGCACGCCGCGGAAAAATATCACGCTTGCGTGCGCGTCTATGCCAACGACCGCCCCTCGACCCGGGTGAAGGACCTGGTCGACCTTGTCCTGCTCATCGAGGGTGAGTGGCTCCGTCCGGCGAAACTCGGGGCCGCCGTGCGGCGAGTCTTCCGGGAACGAAACAACATCGACCCACCCGGCTCGCTCCCCGATCGGCCACCTGCCGATTGGGAGCGCACTTACGCCAGCTTGGCCCGGGAGACCGGGGCAACCGTCGCCGACGTCGAGGAGGCGTGGGCCCTGGCATCGAGGACCTACATTCTTGCTCTGGAGCAGGAGGGCGAGGAACGAGTTCTTCGATAG